In the Psychromicrobium lacuslunae genome, AGAGCTGGGTCACCACTGCTTCGGGCTGGTGGGGCACGACCGGGGCGCCCTGGTGGCGATGCGCGCCGGCCTCGACCACCCGGAAAACATCAGCCACCTCGGCATCCTCGATGTGCTCCCCACGATGGATATGTGGGATGTTTTGCGCGGCGTCAATGCCGCTGTTGCCTGGCATCTGTACCTGATGGCGCAACCGGCTGGGCTGCCCGAGAAAATGATTCAAGCCACCGCAGAGGAATTCTTCGGCAGCTTCCTGGATGCTTGGGATCCGGCCGGAACGACCTTCCCGTCCGACATCCGACGACACTACCTCGATAGTTCGATCGCTGCGGTGCCATCCATTGTTGCCGATTATCGGGCCTCGGCGGGAATCGATCTTGAACAGGACCGGGCCGACCGGGCTGCCGGTAAGCAGCTTCAGATGCCGGTCGGGGTGATCTCCCAAGATTGGGGTTCCCAGCTCGGCTTCGACGCCTCCGCACTCTGGTCAGCCTGGGCACCGGACCTCAGCTACCAAGCAATTCAGGCCGGTCATTTCATGGCCGAGGAGAAGCCTCAGGCGGTCACCGAATTCATTCGAGAACTGCTCGAACGCCCCGCCCCGGCGGATGCATAGCTTCTGGAAGGGGCAATAGCGTCGCTCAAGCAATCGCTCAAGCAATAGGATCGTTGTTGAGCAGCTGCACACATTTGGGGGATCCGCTGAACGAATACAACACCCGGCCATATTTGAGAGACCGGCCCCCACCGGCACTTTCGGCTCCCTGGGTATTTCTCGTCGTCGTGCTCGCCGTCCCCTTGGGCCTGGGCGTCTGGATCGGCCTGACGCTCCTCTCCGATTATTGGAACTGGGCGACCTCCGCCGGACAAATATTCGCCTGGGAAATGGCGTTCTTCCTCGCGGTCCTCATCTGGCCGCTCTCGGTTAGGTCCATTAGCCGCCAGTTTTGGCATCAAAAGCACCGCTTCGCCGCCGTCACGCTCGGCAACCGCAACGAATCAACACCCCGAATCAGGCTGACGATTGGGCAGCGCCTCGTCCGGCTGGTGGTGTTGCTACTGGGCGGCGTGCTTTTGCTATTGCTCGTCGGCCCCCAGGAAATCACAGTGGGCATGCTGCAGGGTCTGAAGTTCGTCAGTTTCGGTTCAGCCTCACTCTGGAGCGCCCTCAAGATCGCCGGTTACTTAGTGATGGCGATCTTATTGGTTCCGGTGCTGTTGATCTCTGATCGAATGCTCCGCAAGCTACCGGCGGGCAACCCTCGGCGTCATCAGCTTGAGATTCGACTCAATTGGTACACCGCAGCAACCGCAGGCTGGGTGGTTTCGCTACTTCTTGGTTTCATCTTTTCCTGGCTGATTCTGAGCACTCTGTAAGGGCTAAACCGCGGGAGTCGCTACAGCGGTGCAGGCATCTCTAGGCTGTGATCCCAGGCCTGGGTCCAGCCCAACTCGTCGAAGAGCTTGTTCAAGATACCGCCGGTGAATCCCCAAACCACCGCATCCTCGACTAAGAAAGCCGGGCTACGAAAGGTATTGGAGCCCCGAGTAACCGTTGAGGTGCGGCGTAATTCCGGATTGAGTAAATCCTTCAGCGGTGCTCGGAACACTCGGGCAGATTCAGCCAGGTCGACGGCGAATACCGGCGAGGGCGCGTCCCACCAGGCCAATACCGGGGTCACCATGAAGTTACTCACCGGCAGCCCGGTCTGCGGTAGGTCTCCGAGTATCTGCACCCCGGCAGGGTCCAGCCCGGTTTCTTCGACGGCCTCCCGGAGCGCGGCAGCTTGATGGCTGAGATCCTGCGACTCCACTCCGCCACCGGGAAAGCCAATCTGACCGGGATGATCCTCCAAAGTAGCTGCTCGCTCCACCAGCAGCACATCACAGTCCTCGGGATCGGCGTCCTTGCCTCGACTATCACTGCCGAACAGGATTAGCACGGCAGCCTGCCGAGCCTGCCGTGGATCGATGGTGAGGTCACGGATCTCATCCCGCATCGCCGTCACCTCACCGCCGGCGGCGCGTGTGGCGAAGTCCCGGAGGTCGTCAAAAGCGGTCATGATGGGCTAACGCTCTGTCGCTGAAATTTCTGCCTGAGTTCAGCGGCTGCCTCGGTATCGGCCAGCATCGCGGCCAATAATTCCTCGTTGCCGGGCGCCATTTCGTATTTGAGTAGTTTCTGTGCCTTCACCGGATCTGTTTCACCCATCCCGTAAGCGGGACAAAGATGAGCAACCGCACAAGCCCCACAGGCAGGCTTACGGGAGTGACAGACCCGGCGACCATGGAACACCACCCGATGCGAAAGCATCGTCCATTCGGCCGGTTCAATGAGCTCGGCAACGTCCTTCTCGACCTGCACCGGGTCCTCGGAATCTGTCCAGCCGAAGCGTCGAGCCAGTCGGCCAAAATGGGTGTCGACAGTGATTCCAGGCACTCCGAAAGCATTGCCAAGCACCACATTCGCGGTTTTCCTGCCGACGCCCGGCAGCGTCACCAAAGCCGCTAAGGTACCAGGCACTTCACCGTCATACTCATCCACCAAACGATTCGCCAGGCCGAGCAGCGACTTCGCCTTGGCGCGGAAAAAACCGGTTGGCCTAATAAGCTCCTCCAGTTCCAGCGGCTCGGCCTGTGCCAGAGCGACCGGATCAGGATAGCGAGCGAAGAGCGCCGGAGTGGTCTGGTTGACTCGC is a window encoding:
- a CDS encoding alpha/beta fold hydrolase; the protein is MTNTSIAGFHYQKIAGHDGVRLNAAVGGSGSAVVLLHGFPQTHLMWREVAQGLAENHTVIVPDLRGYGESDKPQTTSPETYSKRSMASDVVGLAKELGHHCFGLVGHDRGALVAMRAGLDHPENISHLGILDVLPTMDMWDVLRGVNAAVAWHLYLMAQPAGLPEKMIQATAEEFFGSFLDAWDPAGTTFPSDIRRHYLDSSIAAVPSIVADYRASAGIDLEQDRADRAAGKQLQMPVGVISQDWGSQLGFDASALWSAWAPDLSYQAIQAGHFMAEEKPQAVTEFIRELLERPAPADA
- a CDS encoding NUDIX hydrolase, which produces MTAFDDLRDFATRAAGGEVTAMRDEIRDLTIDPRQARQAAVLILFGSDSRGKDADPEDCDVLLVERAATLEDHPGQIGFPGGGVESQDLSHQAAALREAVEETGLDPAGVQILGDLPQTGLPVSNFMVTPVLAWWDAPSPVFAVDLAESARVFRAPLKDLLNPELRRTSTVTRGSNTFRSPAFLVEDAVVWGFTGGILNKLFDELGWTQAWDHSLEMPAPL
- the nth gene encoding endonuclease III gives rise to the protein MSKGVGAGAETALSLKRRARKINRTLAEQYPYAHAELDFRNPFELLVATVLSAQTTDVRVNQTTPALFARYPDPVALAQAEPLELEELIRPTGFFRAKAKSLLGLANRLVDEYDGEVPGTLAALVTLPGVGRKTANVVLGNAFGVPGITVDTHFGRLARRFGWTDSEDPVQVEKDVAELIEPAEWTMLSHRVVFHGRRVCHSRKPACGACAVAHLCPAYGMGETDPVKAQKLLKYEMAPGNEELLAAMLADTEAAAELRQKFQRQSVSPS